CTGTCCCGCTTTCGCCAAGGGAGCTGCATGCTGCGTGTGCTTACCATATTCGTCAGTATGTGACGGGTGAGAAAGTTGCAACAGACCAGCAGGTCAAGCGGGGAGATGCAGGTTACCGGTCATTTGTCGATGACTTCCATCTGTTAGAAGACATGGAGGATCAGGAGTTTCGGACGTACTGTCATGAAATCTATTACAATCTGCGATTAGGCAGCGCTCTTCATTTGACAGATTATACAGCTGATTATTGCCGGCTGCATCAAGATACGCTTGGGCCGCAAACCCAGCATGTCATTGAATTGGCACAGGCACTTCACAGGGATTGGCACAAGCTTAATCTGCATATTTACAAAACAGGACTCCAACTGCGCAAGCATCGGATGCCTGAGATTACAGAGCGGGCTCTGCATTTGATTGAAAGACAGCGCCATATGCTGGAGGAATTGATGATTTTAGCTGAGCAAGCAGCCGAGTAGTCTAAGCATTCGGCTATATCAGGCATGTTCATCCAGGTATCACGCACAGAGGAAAGAGGAGGGGAATTCATTGCCGTCCATTACATTAAACCAATTGTCGAAAACGTTTACGTACTACAAAAAGGAGCCGGGCGTGCGCAAATCGTTACAAAATTTGTTTAAGCGTGAACAGCTGACCAAAAAGGCTGTGCAGGATGTTAGCTTTAGCATTGAGGAAGGTGAGATTGTCGGATTTCTTGGCCCAAACGGGGCGGGCAAAACAACGACGCTCAAAATGCTGTCCGGCATTCTCCATCCCACAGACGGGGAGGCATCGGTACTCGGCTTTACCCCGTGGAAGCGCCAAAAGGAGTTTAAACGTCAGTTTTCCATCGTAATGGGACAGAAAAACCAGCTCTGGTGGGATTTGCCTGCAAGCGAGTCGTTCGAGCTGAACAAGCTTATCTACGAAATCGATGATAACCGTTATAAAGAGGCGCTGGATGAGCTGGTCACTCTGCTTGGGGTGGAGGAGCAGCTGCATGTGCAGGTGCGGCGACTATCGCTCGGCGAGCGTATGAAAATGGAACTAATCGCCGCGCTGCTGCATCGCCCACGAGTCATTTTACTGGATGAGCCGACCATCGGATTGGACCTTGTTTCTCAGCGGCGGATTCGGGAGTTTTTCAAAGCTTATAATCGTACACACCGGACGACCATTTTGCTGACAAGCCACTACATGAAGGACATTGAGGATTTATGCACTAGGTCCATCATTATCAGTGGGGGCAGATTGGTGTATGACGGAGACTTGCACAAGGTGAATGAGGTCATGGGTGCTCGTAAACTGCTCAAGGTTCGACTGGAGACCACTGTATCCAACCTGACGTTGGCGGGGCTCGGCAAGCTTCGCTCCAACTCGGAGCTGGAGGCGGTATTTGAGCTGGACGCAGAAGATACGTTGACTTGGTCCAAAAAGATTTTGGATGCACTGCCTGTCGTTGATTTTACGATTGAGGACGTCCCGCTGGAAGAGGGGATAGCCAATTTGTATGATGGGGGCAGGCTGGCCGATGCGAAATAACAAATATGTGAAGGTGCTCCAGCTTGGTATGCAAAACGAAATGGAGTATCGAGCCAATTATTGGCTACAAATGGCGGGATTTATGCTGCCGATCATGACACAAATTTTTCTCTGGCTTGCGGTATTCGGTTCTTCAGGACAAGCAAGAGTGGTGGACTATTCTCTGCCGGAAATGCTGGTGTATGTGGTTATGGCGGGAGTAACTGGAAAACTGATTGCTACAGGCTTTGAATACGAAATTGCTACAGATATCAAGGAAGGTGGACTGGCAAAATTCATGGTACAGCCTGTACATTATTTTGCCTACCGTTTTTGCCGGTTTATTGGAGGCAAAGTCATACAGTCCGCAGTTGTGCTGCTGGCGGCTGCTATTTTGCTGTTATGCCTTAGCCTGGAAGGACAAATTAGCTTCGAGCTATCGTACATCCTGCTTTACATATTGGCGTTGCCGGGAGCACTTGTGCTTAATTTTGTGGTCTATTATGCGCTGAGTGGCATAGCTTTTTGGATGACAGAATCGGCGGGACTTTTTTATACGGTGTCGCTTGTCATTTATGTAGCTAGCGGTACCGTGTTTCCGCTGACGATTTTTGGAGATGCGTTGGCCCGTTTGTTCAGTCTGCTGCCGTTCAGCTATACCGTATTTTTTCCGGTGAATGCGTTGACGGGCAAGCTGACTGTGCTGGAAGCCGCTGAAGGCATTGGCGTGCAATGGATCTGGATTGCAGTGCTGGCGGCCGTATCACGCTGGGTGTGGCAAGCTGGAGTCAAACGCTTTGTCTCGGTGGGAGGTTAACATGAAAAATGTTTTTCGAAACGTTGGACGTTACCTCAGACTGTACTGGAAATTTGTCCAGTTTTCCGTCATGTCGCAAATGGAATACCGCACTAATTTTATAAGTGCATGCCTGGTTGAAACCGCTTATTTATTTATCAAGCTGCTATACGCATCGCTTCCATATCGCGCTGGGACGGACATTAACGGCTGGTCTCCCGATGCCATGCTCTTATATATCGGCGTGTTTACGATGATGAGCGGATTTTATAGTGGATTATTTTACAGTAATTTTACAAGCCTGCCTGACAAAATTCGCACTGGCTCACTGGACGTGCTCATGACCAAACCAGTATCGCTGCAATTTATGGTGACACTGCGTCAATTTGAACTGGGCTATACTGTGCCGAATGTCGTGGGCGGTGGAATCATGACAGGCATTGGCTGGTATCATCTGGGGTTGCCATTTGATGTGGAAACCGTGGGAGGATTTGCTGTGCTGCTCGGATGTGGAGTGCTTACGGCATACTCCGTGTTTTTGCTGCCACAACTGCTGGCCTTCTGGATTATCCGCACGAACGGTGTTACAGAGCTATCCAACAGCATTTTCGAGACAAACTATGTGCCGATGGCCGTGTACAGTAACCTGATTCAGCGTATTGGCTTATTTGTGCTTCCGGTGTTTGTCATCTGTAATTTTCCGCCCATGTTCATTCTCGGCAAAATGGAACCCAGTTTGATGCTATGGGCCTTTCTCGCACCTCTCTGGCTGCTGGCGATTATCCGCTTGATATGGCAGTTTGCTCTACGTGATTATACGAGCGCGAGCCAGTAGCGCTACCGTGTAGTAGGTTCATAATGAAGCAGGAAAGGAAGCGAATCATATGAATGCGATACCGAACCAGCGTCATTTATATATGGGAACGTTCGAAGCGGAGGCTTACTGGCGAGATACCGAGCTAGCTTCCCTACCCGCCCTGCCTGACCGGGCTTCTTCGGCCATAGTAGCAGCTATGGATGAATTGCTGTTTAGCTTTTGCCAGCCGGGAGACGCCTTATTGACACGTTATGCCATTTCACCTGTGCACCGTCAGTATATCGCGCAGCTAGGCTTTCATCCGGCTGTAAACGAACGGGATTTGACTGACGGAATGGAACTGGCGGACAATGTGTCGGCCGCATCCGTTTTTGAGCTACTGAGCAGTCGCAAGACGGATGCCGATGAAGGTTTTCCTCAGCTGGAGGGCTGTGTGCTTAGTCCATTTGCGGGGTTGCCGCATGCGGAGGAGGCCGCACGTGCTTGGGGAATTACATTGCATCAGCCACCGCTGGAAACGATTCGCAATGTAAATGCCAAAACCTATTCCTCTGAGCTAAAACGCAATCTAGGTCTGCGCAATCCAGGCCATATTGTGACTTCGTTTGCGGATGTCGCTGAAGCAGGACGTAAACTGCTGCGGGATGGAAGCTTTTTAATCAAGGATGATTTTGGCGTATCGGGCAAAGGCAATCTACACATTACCTCGACACAAATGCTGGACCGGGTAGTGTCGTATTTGCGTGGACAGGAGCGCAAAGGCAAACGGGTGCTGTTCCTGCTGGAGCCTTTCCTGGAGAAAGAGCAGGATTTTTCATGCCAATTCACGATTAGCGATGATGGACGTGTCGACATTATATCTGTGCAATGGCTGGCTAATACTCAATTCGCCTATCGGGAATCCCTATCGCCGGACAGGACTTTTATGGAGCGCCTGGAGCGGGACGGCTATTTTAGCTTGATGCAGGACGTGGGACAGCAATTGTATCGGGATGGATATTATGGCGATGTTTGTATTGACTCCATGACACTTCGCGGCGGGAAGCTGGAGCCCATTATCGAAATTAATGCCAGAAAGTCGATGAGTTTGATCAAGCATCAGCTCGATACCTATCTGGCCGGGAAAAATATGCATGGCACGTTGACGAATTATTCGCTGTCCCATGATGGGAGTCTATCCTATGAAGAACTGCTGGAAGGGCTGAAAGGTGAGGGATTGCTATTCACAGGTGAGCGTGAGGAAGGTGTCATGCCTCTGGGAGCCAATACGTTATATGTAAACACAGGTGGACGAGACGGTGAGAACAAGACTGCAGGTCATACAACCACGCCAAGCAGAAACACAACCGGACGCGGAGGCAGATCATCTGCCAAGCAGGTTCGCGTAAGTGGGATTGGAGCCAGCGATGGCGGACCAGAAGGGAACGGCATGAGTCAGCCTGATTTGAATGGTAAACAAGAAGCTGATGGAAATGAACGGGCACGAGGCAAAGGCCGGCTTTATTTGGAACTGGTTGCTGCGAGCGATGAGGAAAAAATGCGATTGACTACCAAGCTGGAGCGTTTTTTGGCAGAGCGACATTTTACAGTGCTGAATTAAACGGGAGGCGTATAAGCATGCGTAAGAGTACGGAGAAGCTTATGAAGGTAACGATTTTGTGTTCCGGTTTCGGATTGGGCTTTTATACCCCTGGCTTGCTGCTGCAAGCAGGTCTTCGCAGGCTGGGCATGGATACGGCGATCCATGTATTTGAAAATGTACTGCCAGAATCGGCCCGTCTCAAGGTCGACAAAAGTCGGAAAGCTTACCATGACAATTTTGCGGTGGCCTTAATGTCGCAAAAGGTTCCGCAGGATATGCGTCATTCACTGGACCCCGCAGCGATGGAAGTACTGCTGAACCAATGGATAGAAGAGGATCGGCGGTATTTTATATGCTTATCCGGTCATTGGATGTATGTACTGGAGGAGTATCGCAGGCGCAGAGAGCCGGAGTCGGTGTATGTGGACATCGTGTATATGGATTCGACACCTTCTCCTTCCTGGAAAAATCTAGCCAAGCATCATCCGCATTTTGCTGATGGCTGTGGAGAAACGACCCTGTTTGAAAATGATAAAAATAGAGTCAGCCACTATATTGACATCCCAGCAGTGGAGCATATCCCTTTTGAAGCACGGCAATCCCGCTTATTCGTACATGGCGGCGGTTGGGGGATGGGCACCTACCGTGAGAAGGTTGGACGGTTGGCAGAAGCGGGCTGGGAACTGGATCTGCTGCTGTATGATCAGGATCAGCCAGATGAACAGCGGGACAGTATACGCTATTTTCGGATGGACCCGCAATGGAGAACATGGCAACGAAATGAAGCCGGGGAGCATACATTTCCACCTTTCGGAGAGGTGAAAATGGGTGAGGAAACGGTGTATCAGGTCGGACCGGATTACCATTGCATGCTGGACCGAGTATGTCATGCCCAGGCCATTGTCAGCAAGCCCGGTGGCGGTAGCCTGACCGATTCGTTCGCTACAGCTACTCCGTTGATTATGCTGGAGCCGTTTGGTGTGCATGAGAAGCATAATGCGGATCTATGGGAACGTCTGGGGTTAGGCATGCGCTACGAGACGTGGATTGGAACCTATGGCGCCAGTGCTCAGATTCTGGAGGAAATGCATCGGAGGATCGTAGAGCTGCGCAGTCGGACGCCGCGTTATATAGAGTCCTATGTGAAGAGCATTCAAGTGCCATCAGGAATGGAGCAGGGATCATGAACGCGGCCGCGGCTGCGCAAGAACCTGCAATGCCAGATATTCGCTTTGGGATCATTGGCTGTTCTGCCATTGCCCCTCGTGCGTTGCTGGAACCGATCCGACATGTTGCAGGAGCACGCGTGACCGCGCTTGCGAACCGTACGGTTGCCAAGGCGGAAGAAATGGCAGAGCGTTATGGAGTCAATGTCGTTTATGGTCATGCTGAGGATATGTTAAAAGACCCGGACATCGACGCTGTATATATTGCGCTCAGCAACGATTTACATGCTGAGTGGATTGGCAGAGCCTTACAAGCTCATAAGCACGTGCTGGTGGAAAAACCGTTATGCCTGCAGACGGCTGATCTGGCTCCCTTGGCAGCTATCGTCGAACAGAGCAACGCTTACCTGCTGGAGGGAGTCATGGTACAGCATCATCCTTGGCAGCGTGAGCTGCGCAGAATTGTAGAATCGGGTCGTTATGGTCGCTTATGCTCCATAGAGACGAGTCTGTGTATTCCGGCAAAAGAAGGTCATGCGGACAATTACCGATCCCGATCGGAGCAAGGCGGGGGCTGCTTTTGGGATCTGGGTGTGTACTGGCTCCAATTGCTTCAGGCCGTCGTTGGATTGGAGCAGGCGGAATTCCACAGTCAATCGGATTTCGATGGCCCCCATGGCTGTGACTGGACATTTCGTGCACAAGCCCGTTACCCAAGCGGACTAGAGGCATCTGCCCTCTTCTCATTTGAGCGACCTTATCGCTGTGCTCATGTACTGACCTTTGATTCGGCAGTAGTCACCTTAAAGGATTGCTTTCGGGCGAATTTAGGCTTTTATAAAATGACACTCAAGACGGAAATAAAGAAGGATATCGCGGTGAATATAACAGATACGGCAGCACAGTCCTTGTTATCACAGACATCCTCGCATAGCAAAACGGTTTTTGAGCCCATGAACTATTATGTCAATCAGTTGGATGCCTTCTGCAGCATCATCCGGGGTGAAACGGAGCCCATTCCATTTCATGAGGCTGCTGAACGCGTCAGACTGCTGGCAGCTATTCATCAAGCAGCACGCTCAGGCGAGGCGATCTATGCCATATGAGTATGATTGTGGTTTTCAATCGGTGAAATTCGAGTAATACCAAATACAGAGTATCCAAGCAAAGAAAGGAGGGATTCGGCAGATGGATCAAAAGGATCAAGTCTTACTGGAGCGATTCGGCGAGCATCCGACACCCTTTTATTATTATGATGGGGACGCGCTGCATGCTCACGTCAGCTCGTTGCTGGCTCGGTTACATCCGGCCGTGCGTGTACATTACGCGCTCAAGGCTAATGGTAACGTAGCCTTGGCTGGGTTGCTACGCTCGTTAGGTTGCGGTGTGGAGATTGCCTCGGCTGGAGAAATGTTCGTCGCCATGGAGGCCGGGTATGCTGCGGAGGATGTGCTGTACGCTGGGCCGGGGAAAACAGTAGCCGAGCTGCGCGAGGCGATAGCCTGTGGGATCGGCTGCATCCATGTTGAATCGGTGAGAGAGCTACGTCTACTGGAGGACATTGCTGCCCAAACAGGTGTGTTTGTCAGAGCTGCGGTTCGAATCAATCCCGATAATGACCTGTCGGGAGCAACGATTAAAATGGGCGGTGTTCCGCGCCCTTTTGGCGTCGATGAAGGGCAGCTGGATCACTTTTTTAAGGTGCTGGAAGATTGCCCGCACGTATATTTTCAAGGCATTCAAGTGTATACAGGTACGCAAATGCTGAAAGCGGATCAGATTTTAGCTTCATTTGCAAATACCTTGCAGTTGGCAGAACGGGTGCAGAATCAGTATGGTGTGGCGATGCATACGGTCAATTTGGGCGGTGGGTTTGGTGTACCTTATTTTGCTCATGAACAGCCGCTCGATATGGATCATGTCATTGACGGACTCAATGCACTCGCGGAACAGACTCGATCCAGTATGCCCGGGGTTAGGCTGATCATTGAAAGCGGCAGGTATTTGGTCGCTCAATCAGGCATGTATGTCTGCCGGGCGTTGTATACCAAGGAATCCAAGGGAGAGAAGTTTGTCGTGGCTGATGGCGGCATGAATCACTACGTCTCAGCTACCTTTCGGGGACGCCGCTTAAGGGACAATTACCCGGTGCGAATTATGCGCAGACAAGTGGGAGAAGAGGTTTCCACGGCGCTGGAGACGGTAAGCATTGTCGGTCCGCTTTGTACACCCGAGGATTGTATTGTGAAAAAAGCGGAGCTGCCCCCGATTCGCGAAGGCGATTATATTGCTTTTCCGAACGCAGGAGCCTATGGATTAAGCTACAGCCCATTATATTTTTTGGGACATGCTACTCCAGCGGAACTGCTCGATTATCGCGGGGAAGTGCATGTCATTCGTGAACACGGTGATCGCACGGACCTGCTGCACCATCAGCGTATGATTGCGTTGCCTGAGGATGTGATGTAAGTATGTAAAAACGCCAAAGTCATAGGAGCCGATATCCATCGGACCTGTGATTTGGCGTTTTTTACATTTTCAGCATTGTAGTATTGACTTAACGTGATTGGGAGCTGCGTATTTCCTGACGGACAAGCTGCCATACCATAAAGATCAGCACAAGGGCTTGTGGGACAAATGTTTCCCAAGTTGGATACATTCCCAACCAGCTAATAGAAGGAAGCGAGGACGCAGTGTGTCCCGGCAGCTTGCCTGCCACCTGAAGGGAATGAATACTTTCGCCCAGAAATCGGAATACGAGATAGTAGATCAGTATAGTGGCGGTCAGGAAAAAGGCGCGAATTGGCAACCTTACACTGAACTTGATGATCGCTAAAGCAAGGACGACCAGTATAACCGTTGCCGAGCCAATACCGATCAGCAATTGCGAGGTTTCAATGGCCGGAGCCATACCGATATAAAAAATAGCTGTCTCGGCCCCTTCACGTAGAATCGCGAGCGCAGAAACCGCAAAGAGCGACCATAGGCTGCCCCGTGCTAGCGCATTGCCCACGCTGTTTTCCACAAAGCGGTTCCACGCAGCAGCATTGGATTTGCTATGCAGCCAGTTACCGACCGTTAGCATCAGCACAACAGCCACCAGCCCGGTGACACCTTCCAACAGCTCACGCATGCTGCCCGATGCAGCAGCTGCCACCAGCGAGGTGAACAGCACCGCCAGTATTCCGCTTAGCACCAGTCCTGTACCAGCTCCTGCCCATATCCATCGTCCAGCCACGGCTTCGCCGCTTTTCTTGACATACGCGAGCAGAGCTGCGAGCACGAGAATGGCCTCCAGACCCTCGCGCAGCAAAATCAGTGCGGCGTCCCATGCAGTATAAGAACGTTCCTCGGTCAACGGACGGAGCCTGTCCAGCATCTGATCAAGAGTCTGCAAGGCTTTATCCGTATTCGGTGGGGAAGACAGCAGATATCCAGAAGTCTCGGTCATTTGATTTTCAATCGCAGTGTAAGACGCCGGATCGGAAATTTGTACATGTCCTTCGACAGAAGGCCATATAGCGATAAACTGACCTACCTTGTCTGCGGCCTGCTCTGGCTGATTAGCTACAACATCTTGGCGTGCGGATTCGAGCAGGGTGACTGCATCGCCGAGGGAAGCTGTTGAACCATTCGCTGCTCCGGCAGCGGCATTGCCTGCATCTGCCCCTTGATCTGTGTTCACAAGTTTGCCCTGACTATAATCAGACA
This window of the Paenibacillus polymyxa genome carries:
- a CDS encoding ABC transporter ATP-binding protein, producing the protein MPSITLNQLSKTFTYYKKEPGVRKSLQNLFKREQLTKKAVQDVSFSIEEGEIVGFLGPNGAGKTTTLKMLSGILHPTDGEASVLGFTPWKRQKEFKRQFSIVMGQKNQLWWDLPASESFELNKLIYEIDDNRYKEALDELVTLLGVEEQLHVQVRRLSLGERMKMELIAALLHRPRVILLDEPTIGLDLVSQRRIREFFKAYNRTHRTTILLTSHYMKDIEDLCTRSIIISGGRLVYDGDLHKVNEVMGARKLLKVRLETTVSNLTLAGLGKLRSNSELEAVFELDAEDTLTWSKKILDALPVVDFTIEDVPLEEGIANLYDGGRLADAK
- a CDS encoding ABC transporter permease; translation: MRNNKYVKVLQLGMQNEMEYRANYWLQMAGFMLPIMTQIFLWLAVFGSSGQARVVDYSLPEMLVYVVMAGVTGKLIATGFEYEIATDIKEGGLAKFMVQPVHYFAYRFCRFIGGKVIQSAVVLLAAAILLLCLSLEGQISFELSYILLYILALPGALVLNFVVYYALSGIAFWMTESAGLFYTVSLVIYVASGTVFPLTIFGDALARLFSLLPFSYTVFFPVNALTGKLTVLEAAEGIGVQWIWIAVLAAVSRWVWQAGVKRFVSVGG
- a CDS encoding ABC transporter permease: MKNVFRNVGRYLRLYWKFVQFSVMSQMEYRTNFISACLVETAYLFIKLLYASLPYRAGTDINGWSPDAMLLYIGVFTMMSGFYSGLFYSNFTSLPDKIRTGSLDVLMTKPVSLQFMVTLRQFELGYTVPNVVGGGIMTGIGWYHLGLPFDVETVGGFAVLLGCGVLTAYSVFLLPQLLAFWIIRTNGVTELSNSIFETNYVPMAVYSNLIQRIGLFVLPVFVICNFPPMFILGKMEPSLMLWAFLAPLWLLAIIRLIWQFALRDYTSASQ
- a CDS encoding Gfo/Idh/MocA family protein, with the protein product MNAAAAAQEPAMPDIRFGIIGCSAIAPRALLEPIRHVAGARVTALANRTVAKAEEMAERYGVNVVYGHAEDMLKDPDIDAVYIALSNDLHAEWIGRALQAHKHVLVEKPLCLQTADLAPLAAIVEQSNAYLLEGVMVQHHPWQRELRRIVESGRYGRLCSIETSLCIPAKEGHADNYRSRSEQGGGCFWDLGVYWLQLLQAVVGLEQAEFHSQSDFDGPHGCDWTFRAQARYPSGLEASALFSFERPYRCAHVLTFDSAVVTLKDCFRANLGFYKMTLKTEIKKDIAVNITDTAAQSLLSQTSSHSKTVFEPMNYYVNQLDAFCSIIRGETEPIPFHEAAERVRLLAAIHQAARSGEAIYAI
- a CDS encoding type III PLP-dependent enzyme, yielding MDQKDQVLLERFGEHPTPFYYYDGDALHAHVSSLLARLHPAVRVHYALKANGNVALAGLLRSLGCGVEIASAGEMFVAMEAGYAAEDVLYAGPGKTVAELREAIACGIGCIHVESVRELRLLEDIAAQTGVFVRAAVRINPDNDLSGATIKMGGVPRPFGVDEGQLDHFFKVLEDCPHVYFQGIQVYTGTQMLKADQILASFANTLQLAERVQNQYGVAMHTVNLGGGFGVPYFAHEQPLDMDHVIDGLNALAEQTRSSMPGVRLIIESGRYLVAQSGMYVCRALYTKESKGEKFVVADGGMNHYVSATFRGRRLRDNYPVRIMRRQVGEEVSTALETVSIVGPLCTPEDCIVKKAELPPIREGDYIAFPNAGAYGLSYSPLYFLGHATPAELLDYRGEVHVIREHGDRTDLLHHQRMIALPEDVM
- a CDS encoding FTR1 family iron permease yields the protein MNRRNKSLGWVFVLVAALLLTVTPFISGSRSAAFAQSNAKAESNDQLMPVVGGALVEAGQDQWTEASKDLKEFRGLWEAAKANGGDSAHIAAVDQALTDAEEALARGGGDSAKAALSVLARSVNEFVTAAEGDQPAPAGAKAAEKLLPMAKGSLAAMQKGDWAAARVDYDRIVKAWYQVETPIRLDHFSVYSSLETKISLIRISMQAEPIRQAQALKEMQELTTLLSDYSQGKLVNTDQGADAGNAAAGAANGSTASLGDAVTLLESARQDVVANQPEQAADKVGQFIAIWPSVEGHVQISDPASYTAIENQMTETSGYLLSSPPNTDKALQTLDQMLDRLRPLTEERSYTAWDAALILLREGLEAILVLAALLAYVKKSGEAVAGRWIWAGAGTGLVLSGILAVLFTSLVAAAASGSMRELLEGVTGLVAVVLMLTVGNWLHSKSNAAAWNRFVENSVGNALARGSLWSLFAVSALAILREGAETAIFYIGMAPAIETSQLLIGIGSATVILVVLALAIIKFSVRLPIRAFFLTATILIYYLVFRFLGESIHSLQVAGKLPGHTASSLPSISWLGMYPTWETFVPQALVLIFMVWQLVRQEIRSSQSR